The DNA sequence GAGGTCATCGGCCACGTGACGCCTGAGGCGGCGGCGGCCACAGGGCTCCTGGCAGGTACGCCCATCGCGGCGGGATGCGGGGACCAAGCCGCTGGGATGCTGGGCGCCGCCATGGTGGAGCCGGGCCTGGTGTTCGACGTCGCCGGCACCGCGTCCGTGCTGGCGATCTGCACCGACCGGTTCGCCCCTGACGTGGCGCACCGGACCCTGTTCGCTGCGCGCCTGGTGCCGGAGGGGTTGTGGTACTCGCTGGCCTACATCAACGGAGGTGGACTGAACCTGCGCTGGTTCAGGGACACCTTCGCAAAAGGGGAGGTAGGGTACCGGGCTCTGGACGAAGCGGCGCGCGCGATCCCGCCCGGCGCAGACGGGCTGTTGTTCCTCCCCCACCTGGGCGGTCGCGTCTGCCCCAGCGACCCCGCTCTGCGGGGGGTCTGGATCGGATTCACCTGGGCCCATTCCAAAGCCCACTTCTACCGGTCGCTCCTCGAGGGCGTCGCCTACGAGTACGCGCTGTACCTGGACATCGAGCGGGCCCTGCTGCCCGGGATGAACCTCACCGAAGCCCGTGTCATCGGCGGCGGATCCTCCAGCGACCTCTGGAACCAGATCAAGGCGGACGTGCTGGGGCTTCCCTACGTGCGGCTGAACCGCACCGAGTTCGCGGTCCTGGGATCCGCCATCGTGGCAGGCGCCGCCGTTGGAGTCTACGACGATCTCAAGGCGACGGCCCGGCAGATGGTGGGGCAGGCGGGCCGCATCGAACCGCGCGCAGGGGAGCACGCCCGCTACAGACCGTTTGTGGACCTTTATCGATCCCTCTTCGATCTCACGCGGTCGGCGTCGCGCGCGCTTGCCGCGCTCCAGCAGGGAGTACCCCCAGGGGGCGCGCGGTGAGCCGCACAGTTCTGGTGACGGCGCGGGCGTTTCGGGACGCGCCCGGAGAGCACTGGGGCGTTCTGGAGCGGGCCGAGTTTAAGGTCAAGATCTCCCCTTCCCAGGTGCGGCTGGAGGAGATCGCCCTGGCCGAGATGATCGCGGAATGCGATGGTGCGATCATCGGCACGGAGCCGATTACGGCCAGGGTGATAGCCGGCGCGCCCCGGTTGCGGGTTCTGTCGCGGTTTGGAGTGGGTGTTGACAGCGTTGACTTGGAGGCCGCTACTGCCGCGGGCGTCGTGGTGACCACAACCGTCGGGGCCAACGCAACGGCGGTTGCCGAGCTGGTGATCGGCTTCGTGTTCTCGCTGGCTCGGGGCATTCCCCGGTACGACGCGCGGACGAAGCGCGGGGATTGGCGGCGGGAGGTGGGGGTTGAGATCGCCGGCAAGACCCTGGGCATCGTGGGCCTGGGGCGTATCGGCACGGAGGTTGCCCTCCGCGCACGGGCGCTGGGGATGCGGGTGATCTACTCCGATCCCGTGCGGCCTGCCCGCGAGGAGGAGGCGGCGCTGGGGGCCACCCATCTGGCGCTTCCCGATCTGCTGCGGGAATCAGATTTCGTCTCGCTCCACGCCCCGCTCGCGCCGGAAACCGTTCGGATGATCGGAGCCCGCGAGCTTGCGCTGATGCGGCAGTCCGCCTACCTGATCAACACCGCGCGCGGGCAACTAGTAGATGAGGCGGCTCTCTGTGAGGCGCTGCGCAAGGGTCAAGTGGCCGGTGCCGGGCTGGACGTCCGGGAGGTGGAGCCTTCCCAGGCCGACGATCTCCTGTGTCTGGACTCGGTGATCCTCACACCGCACACGGGCTCCCAGACGCGGGAGGCGATCTGCCGGATGAGCGTGATGGCGGCAGAGAACGTCGTTCGCGTCCTGGGGGGCGAGCGGCCCGAGGGCGTGGTCAACCCTGACGTCTACGGCGCCGGTGGGCGTTGACCGCATGCCACTCATTCTTGCCCACGACCTGGGGACCACGGGCAACAAGGCCACGCTGTTCCGGGACGACGGGAAGCTGGTGGCGAGCGCTTTCGCCGGATACGAGACACGCTACCCCGCGATCAACTGGGCGGAGCAGGACCCCTCGGACTGGTGGAAGGCGTTCTGCAGGTCGTCCCGCCAGTTGCTGGCGCAGGCGGGTGTCGAAGCGCGGGAGATCGGTGTGGTCAGCTTCAGCGGCCAGATGATGGGCTGCCTGCCCGTGGACGTCGGCGGGCGGCCTCTGCGGCCCTCGATCATCTGGGCGGACCAACGCGCGGAGGGGGAGGCCCAACTGCTCCGCGAGCGGGTCGGCGAGGAGACGGTCTACGGTCTGACCGGTCACCGCATCAGCCCCGCGTACTCCCTGGAGAAGATCCTCTGGGTGAGAGACCACGAGCCCGAGATCTTCAGGCAGACCCACAAGGTGCTCCACGCGAAGGACTACCTGATCTACCGCCTCACGGGCGAATTCGTGACCGACTACTCGGATGCGTCGGGTATGAACGCCTTCGACCTGCAGGCCAGGACGTGGGCGCCCCAGATCCTCGACGCGGTGGGAGTACCCGCGGAGATCCTCCCGACTCTACGCTCCTCGATTGACGTGGTGGGAGAG is a window from the bacterium genome containing:
- a CDS encoding FGGY family carbohydrate kinase, translating into MSRACLIGVDLGTTATKAAIFAQDGTLLADAVEESRLIQPRPGWVEQDPEDLFGAAVRTIRACLERSGVAPGEVAGLSFDGQMAGIGTVDTHWGTPTPYDSWLDTRCGPYIDAMRPHEEQIVRLTGGPPTYSHGPKILHLAREHPDAFARVAKFVVPGGYVAGRMAGLAGADAFMDYTYLHFTCLADTQEARWSDELCGLFGVSPSKLPRIVRPWEVIGHVTPEAAAATGLLAGTPIAAGCGDQAAGMLGAAMVEPGLVFDVAGTASVLAICTDRFAPDVAHRTLFAARLVPEGLWYSLAYINGGGLNLRWFRDTFAKGEVGYRALDEAARAIPPGADGLLFLPHLGGRVCPSDPALRGVWIGFTWAHSKAHFYRSLLEGVAYEYALYLDIERALLPGMNLTEARVIGGGSSSDLWNQIKADVLGLPYVRLNRTEFAVLGSAIVAGAAVGVYDDLKATARQMVGQAGRIEPRAGEHARYRPFVDLYRSLFDLTRSASRALAALQQGVPPGGAR
- a CDS encoding phosphoglycerate dehydrogenase, which encodes MSRTVLVTARAFRDAPGEHWGVLERAEFKVKISPSQVRLEEIALAEMIAECDGAIIGTEPITARVIAGAPRLRVLSRFGVGVDSVDLEAATAAGVVVTTTVGANATAVAELVIGFVFSLARGIPRYDARTKRGDWRREVGVEIAGKTLGIVGLGRIGTEVALRARALGMRVIYSDPVRPAREEEAALGATHLALPDLLRESDFVSLHAPLAPETVRMIGARELALMRQSAYLINTARGQLVDEAALCEALRKGQVAGAGLDVREVEPSQADDLLCLDSVILTPHTGSQTREAICRMSVMAAENVVRVLGGERPEGVVNPDVYGAGGR